A part of Candidatus Hydrogenedentota bacterium genomic DNA contains:
- a CDS encoding homoserine O-acetyltransferase, with the protein METETDKSVGLVQTRHMTFAEPPDELILESGARLGPITVAYETYGTLNAQRTNAVLICHALSGDAHVAGYHSEDDPKPGWWDNMVGPGKGIDTDRYFVICSNILGGCKGTTGPGSVNPATGRPYGLSFPVITVGDMVSVQRELVLRLGIDSLLCVVGGSLGGMQALEWATRHADMCRSVMLIATTHLTGAQQIAFDAVGRSAIQADPGFEEGAYPPSAGPRKGLAIARMMAHITYLSDLSMNRKFGRTLRNAERFGFSMESEFNVETYLDYQGERFVNRFDANTYLYTTKAMDYFDISAGFSSLDESLARAKARALVISFTSDWLFPPYQSREMVYALARAGRDVSFCNVQSDYGHDAFLLEVETISRLAAGFLDNAMHPERVCTNCHRPCTREKEGNGGLNIFDAQHRVDHDMIVDLVRENSRVLDIGCGSGQLLCQLMRKKNVRACGLEVDEEEVVRCVESGITIIQGDVENGLAPLPDDSFDYVVLSMTLQVLERPAEALQEMLRVGRQCIVSFPNFGYWRARCKTFFTGQTPVTPLLPYQWYDTPNRHVVTINDFREFCQKMGIRIDREMALSGDGTVTFMPNLRADEALYVLSKKR; encoded by the coding sequence ATGGAAACAGAAACAGACAAGTCAGTCGGGCTGGTCCAAACTCGGCACATGACCTTTGCCGAACCGCCCGATGAGCTTATCCTTGAAAGCGGCGCGCGGCTGGGCCCCATCACCGTGGCCTATGAAACCTATGGGACGCTGAACGCGCAACGCACGAACGCGGTGCTCATCTGCCATGCCCTTTCAGGCGACGCCCACGTGGCGGGCTATCACTCGGAGGACGACCCCAAGCCGGGCTGGTGGGACAACATGGTGGGGCCGGGCAAGGGCATAGACACGGACCGGTATTTCGTCATCTGCTCGAACATTCTGGGCGGATGCAAGGGGACCACCGGCCCCGGCAGCGTCAATCCGGCCACCGGCCGGCCCTACGGCCTGTCGTTCCCGGTCATCACCGTGGGGGACATGGTCAGCGTGCAGCGCGAACTGGTTCTGCGCCTGGGCATTGACAGCCTGCTCTGCGTCGTGGGCGGTTCACTGGGCGGGATGCAGGCGCTGGAATGGGCCACCCGCCACGCGGACATGTGCCGAAGCGTGATGCTCATCGCCACCACCCACCTGACGGGCGCGCAGCAAATCGCGTTTGACGCGGTGGGCCGCAGCGCCATCCAGGCGGATCCCGGCTTCGAGGAGGGCGCCTACCCGCCCAGCGCCGGACCGCGCAAGGGGCTGGCCATCGCGCGGATGATGGCGCACATCACCTACCTCTCCGACTTGTCCATGAACCGGAAATTCGGGCGCACCCTCCGGAACGCCGAGCGCTTCGGGTTCAGCATGGAGAGTGAGTTCAATGTCGAGACCTACCTGGATTACCAGGGTGAGCGCTTCGTGAACCGCTTCGACGCGAACACCTACCTGTACACCACCAAGGCCATGGACTATTTTGACATCTCCGCAGGCTTCAGCTCGCTGGACGAGTCCCTGGCCCGGGCCAAAGCGCGCGCGCTTGTCATCTCCTTCACCTCGGACTGGCTTTTCCCGCCCTACCAGTCGCGTGAAATGGTTTACGCCCTTGCGCGCGCGGGCAGGGACGTTTCCTTCTGCAACGTGCAGAGCGACTACGGGCACGACGCCTTTCTGCTGGAGGTGGAGACCATCTCCCGGCTCGCGGCAGGTTTTCTGGACAACGCCATGCACCCGGAGCGCGTCTGCACCAACTGCCACCGGCCCTGCACGCGCGAAAAGGAGGGCAACGGCGGGCTGAACATCTTTGACGCACAGCACCGGGTGGACCACGACATGATCGTGGACCTGGTACGGGAGAACAGCCGCGTTCTTGACATCGGCTGCGGTTCGGGACAGTTGCTGTGCCAGCTCATGCGCAAAAAAAATGTCCGCGCCTGCGGGCTTGAGGTGGACGAGGAGGAGGTGGTGCGCTGTGTCGAGAGCGGCATCACCATCATCCAGGGGGATGTCGAAAACGGGCTGGCGCCCCTGCCCGACGACTCTTTTGACTATGTCGTCCTGAGCATGACCCTCCAGGTGCTCGAGCGCCCCGCCGAGGCCCTCCAGGAAATGCTCCGCGTGGGGCGCCAGTGCATCGTGAGCTTCCCCAATTTCGGGTACTGGCGCGCGCGCTGCAAGACTTTCTTCACCGGGCAAACTCCTGTAACCCCCCTGCTGCCCTACCAGTGGTACGACACCCCCAACCGGCATGTGGTCACCATCAACGACTTCCGGGAGTTCTGCCAGAAAATGGGCATCCGGATTGACCGGGAGATGGCCCTCAGCGGCGACGGCACGGTCACCTTCATGCCCAACCTCCGCGCCGATGAGGCGTTGTACGTCCTCAGCAAAAAGCGCTGA
- a CDS encoding divalent metal cation transporter: MAETTERKDLNISVNTRIERDRQLINDARARGKGPLFGVFVRLSGPGWLQSAITLGGGTLSNSLYLAVLTGFTFLWLQPLAMAVGIVMLSAISYFTLSTGERPLRAINKHINPVLGWGWLLASMAANIVWSMPQFALGLASLTKMLFPQILGTAGPLGANGRLVAALCILAVNILFLSLYSSGGKGMKIFETIIKCMVALTVLCFFGVVFVITKNGLADWREYVGGFIPRFNMMFEPGPKFLPFLADVPEQFRPFWTTKILSDQRDFIISAFATAVGINMTFLFPYSMLRKGWDRDFRGLAIFDLSTGLFIPFMIATSCVVIAAGAQLHAKPQAGLVSTVDAQGNTIKVDESLVKGYNGLLAARVKSEAGADLAPAEIEARSLALPESEKLMAAMLVRRDAPQLAASLEPLAGPTIARYVFGIGILGMGLSAATMLMIINSLCFCELLNRPAKGWPQFIGGAMTSVSLFVMLAWDGALMAVATPTSIFCMTLLPLAYVSFFLLMNQKKVLKDAMPTGGKRVLWNVLMSIAVFCSFFGGLWGIYGKVGMNWTIGIIAVFTVLVAAGHFYRKSHQSD, translated from the coding sequence ATGGCCGAGACAACCGAACGCAAAGACCTCAACATTTCCGTGAACACCCGCATTGAACGGGACCGGCAGTTGATCAATGACGCCCGCGCGCGGGGCAAGGGCCCCCTTTTCGGGGTCTTTGTCCGGCTTTCCGGTCCAGGATGGCTCCAGAGCGCCATCACCCTGGGCGGCGGCACCCTGTCAAACAGCCTCTATCTGGCCGTGCTTACGGGGTTCACCTTCCTCTGGCTTCAACCGCTGGCCATGGCCGTGGGCATTGTGATGCTCAGCGCCATTTCCTACTTCACCCTCTCCACGGGTGAGCGTCCCCTCCGCGCCATCAACAAGCACATCAACCCCGTGCTGGGCTGGGGCTGGCTGCTTGCCTCCATGGCCGCCAACATCGTCTGGTCCATGCCACAGTTCGCCCTGGGCCTGGCCTCCCTCACCAAAATGCTCTTCCCCCAGATTCTCGGCACGGCGGGCCCCTTAGGCGCGAATGGCCGCCTTGTTGCCGCGTTGTGCATTCTCGCCGTGAACATTCTCTTCTTGAGCCTGTACTCCTCCGGCGGCAAGGGCATGAAGATTTTCGAGACCATCATCAAATGCATGGTCGCCCTGACCGTCCTCTGCTTCTTCGGCGTGGTTTTCGTCATCACCAAAAACGGCCTTGCGGACTGGCGCGAGTATGTCGGCGGGTTCATCCCCCGGTTCAACATGATGTTCGAGCCGGGCCCCAAGTTCCTGCCTTTCCTGGCCGATGTGCCCGAGCAGTTCCGCCCCTTCTGGACCACTAAAATCCTCAGCGACCAGCGGGACTTCATCATTTCAGCCTTCGCCACCGCCGTGGGCATCAACATGACCTTCCTCTTCCCCTACTCCATGCTGCGCAAGGGGTGGGACCGCGATTTCCGCGGTCTCGCCATTTTTGACCTTTCCACGGGCCTGTTCATCCCCTTCATGATCGCCACCTCCTGCGTGGTCATCGCGGCGGGCGCCCAGCTTCACGCCAAGCCCCAGGCCGGACTGGTCAGCACCGTGGACGCCCAGGGCAACACCATAAAAGTGGACGAAAGCCTTGTCAAGGGCTACAACGGACTGCTGGCGGCCCGCGTGAAGTCCGAGGCCGGGGCGGACCTCGCCCCCGCCGAAATCGAGGCGCGCAGTCTTGCCCTGCCCGAGTCCGAAAAGCTCATGGCCGCCATGCTGGTCCGCCGCGACGCGCCCCAGTTGGCCGCCTCCCTTGAACCCCTTGCGGGGCCGACCATCGCCCGCTATGTCTTCGGCATTGGCATTCTGGGCATGGGCCTTTCCGCCGCCACCATGCTGATGATTATCAACAGCCTGTGCTTCTGCGAGCTCCTGAACCGGCCCGCCAAAGGCTGGCCCCAGTTTATCGGCGGCGCCATGACCTCCGTCTCCCTCTTTGTCATGCTTGCCTGGGACGGCGCGCTCATGGCCGTCGCCACGCCGACCTCCATCTTCTGCATGACCCTGCTGCCCCTGGCCTATGTGTCCTTTTTCCTTCTCATGAACCAGAAAAAGGTGCTGAAAGACGCCATGCCCACGGGCGGAAAGCGCGTCCTGTGGAATGTGCTCATGTCCATCGCCGTATTCTGCTCCTTCTTCGGCGGACTCTGGGGCATCTACGGCAAGGTCGGCATGAACTGGACCATCGGCATCATCGCCGTCTTCACGGTGCTCGTGGCGGCGGGGCATTTCTACAGAAAGAGCCACCAGTCGGACTGA